A genomic stretch from Acidimicrobiales bacterium includes:
- a CDS encoding alpha/beta fold hydrolase — MDGSAWLRRLRPSSVARRRLLCFPHCGGSASWYAPLARAAALGEAVDVVALQYPGRQDRLAEPCLDSIAELRDAIVGELDGRLDRPFALFGHSMGAVVAYEVARILEHEQGRVPAALFVSGRRAPSTHRDERVHRGGDVALLKEVGRLAGTPSLLLDDEDVHAMVLPALRADYKAIETYAWRPGPEPSCPVWALVGDADPLTTPQEAAAWRAHTSGPFERRVFPGDHFYLAAAAHRATIAQLVAEVWH, encoded by the coding sequence GTGGACGGGTCTGCGTGGCTGCGACGGCTGCGACCGTCGTCCGTGGCTCGGCGGCGGTTGCTGTGCTTCCCCCACTGTGGGGGCTCGGCCAGCTGGTACGCCCCGCTGGCGCGGGCGGCGGCGCTGGGCGAGGCGGTGGACGTCGTGGCGTTGCAGTACCCCGGCCGCCAGGACCGGCTGGCGGAACCGTGCCTCGACAGCATCGCCGAGCTCCGGGACGCCATCGTGGGGGAGCTCGACGGCCGGCTCGACCGCCCCTTCGCCCTGTTCGGTCACAGCATGGGGGCGGTCGTCGCCTACGAGGTGGCCCGGATCCTGGAGCACGAGCAGGGGCGGGTGCCGGCGGCGCTGTTCGTGTCGGGGCGGCGGGCGCCGTCGACCCACCGCGACGAGCGGGTGCACCGGGGCGGCGACGTCGCCCTGCTGAAGGAGGTCGGTCGGCTGGCCGGCACGCCGTCGCTGCTGCTCGACGACGAGGACGTCCACGCCATGGTGCTCCCGGCGCTGCGAGCCGACTACAAGGCGATCGAGACCTACGCCTGGCGGCCGGGGCCCGAGCCGTCGTGCCCGGTGTGGGCGCTGGTGGGCGACGCCGACCCGCTGACCACGCCCCAGGAGGCGGCGGCGTGGCGGGCGCACACGTCCGGGCCGTTCGAGCGGCGGGTGTTCCCGGGCGACCACTTCTACCTGGCCGCCGCGGCCCACCGGGCCAC
- a CDS encoding type I polyketide synthase: MATDDQLRSYLKRVTADLHHAQERLRALEDAPEPEPIAIVGMACRYPGGVVSPEGLWDLVARQGDATTDAPRDRDWDIGFGAQLTAIRGGFLHDAGDFDAGLFSLSPREATATDPQQRLLLEVAWESLERAGVAPTSLRGSDTGVFVGLMGSDYMGIASGPTESMAEVGLTGFAGSVVSGRVAYVLGLEGPAITLDTACSSSLVALHLAGHALRAGDCRLALAGGVTVMSTPLFYAGFPALASDGRCKSFSARADGVAWSEGVGMMVLERLSDARRNGHRVWGVVRGTAVNQDGASNGLTAPNGLAQQRVIRQALANAGVTPDEVDVVEAHGTGTVLGDPIEAQAILATYGQGRADEAAPLWLGSVKSNIGHTSAAAGVAGLIKMIMAMRHRQLPATLHVDAPTPHVDWTSGRVELLTEPQRWDANGHPRRAAVSSFGISGTNAHVIVEEPPDDASTWRDDAFLAPSAEAEPRVVPLVVSAGSREALAAQARRLGVHLQERGSLGLADVGWSLATSRAALAHRGVVVAADRATAQAGLAALASGSPASGVVAGRVRGGGPGRVGFVFSGQGSQRAGMGRELHDAFPVFAECFDDVCARLDVHLGAPFGRPSLRAVLFADEGTADAALVDETVFTQAGLFAVEVALARLLAASGLRPDVVSGHSIGELVAAHVAGVLPLDDACRLVAARGRLMQALPTGGAMAALEASEDEALELLSGLEDRVSLAAANSPTSMVVSGDAQAVGDLARRWKDAGRRASLLRVNVGFHSPLVEPMLAELAAVAATVELRPPQLPLVSNMTGELAGDEVCTPGYWVRHARGAVRFGDGITTMVREGVATLFEVGPDAPLVALVHENLDGSEDLACVPTLRRGREEPGALLTALGQAWARGVAVDWAPLLADLDPKLVDIPTYAFQRERYWPAAAAPTDAAGLGQLALDHPLLGAGVEVAGTGSMVFTGRLSLAAHPWLTDHAVGGAVVMPGTALVELALHPGAQVGCGRLEELVVEAPLVLPWDLEGQSGAVDVQVELAAPDEAGHRSVAIHARSGPDAPWSRHASGSMSPGAGDLAPADSWRLPEDAVEVDVSELYELFAGVGLSYGPAFRGVQAAWRCGDEAFAEVLLPGEAAVPGKGFDVHPAALDAALHPLLLLAKGRGEGGDETGPLLPFAFTGVSAAPEARTATGALWRVRLAPTAPGADSVSVRVSDEDGRPLVTIDSLVLRPAPAGLANAGGAGTSLFTVEWEPLGSVGVLSSTDLWSVVGDDDMGLAAAGVTSRVHPDFATLTAALDAGAPTPDVVAVACPVDVRDVREGVRSGLGTVLGWVQAWLADERFSASKLLVVTRGAVAVAADGGAGVDGEAGLVQAPVWGLVSSAESENPGRFVLADVEVDATSDVPGSTLVGAASCGEPAVAIRQGRLWRRRLTRNDLDTNPVAPSDSWRLVLPNPGVLDGIVLEPYDLLATRPLAGHEVRIAVQAVGVNFQDLMVALDLVEMPPDLTVPLGGEGAGVVLEIGADVSGVAVGDRVMGLFPGAMASTVITDYRFVVPMLDGWTYAQAAAVPVAFMTAWYGLVEVADLQPGESVLVHAAAGGVGSAAVQIAHHLGAEVYATAHPSKWEALQALGVAPERISTSRDVGFASGFGTPLDRRLDVVLNSLPGDFVDASLELLADGGRFVELNKTGLRDPGTVAEAHRGVRYRQYDVWRLLLDDNRTEGAALLATVMGLFARGELQHPQLRTWQMTRAAEALRFMSQGRHVGKIVLTRPGFDSEGTVLITGGTGTLGGLVARRLVEEHGVRSLVLTSRRGIAAPGATELVAGLAASGAEVTVAVCDTTDRAALTRVISAIPSARPLRTVVHTAGVVDDGLVSLLTPERVDAVMEPKALGAWMLHEVTRDLGVDLSAFVLFSSASGVSGAAGQGNYAAANVFLDALAEHRRGIGLPGTSLAWGQWASTSGATDQLADVDVDRLRRVGFIPMAADEALDLFDAAIRRDDTLMMPIHIDLPRLRATARSSPLPSLWYRLAGSPVSQVVAGGLTRRTGIDRAELTRRLAAGASDADRVRVLVDVVQAEVAAVLGYARSEAVETDSVFKDLGFDSLTAVELRNRLNMLTGLRLPATLAFDHPTVTLLSQEVDTRMNVVEPAEPAPAPAA; encoded by the coding sequence ATGGCGACCGACGACCAACTTCGTAGCTATCTGAAGCGGGTGACAGCTGACTTGCACCATGCGCAGGAGCGGCTGCGTGCGTTGGAGGACGCGCCGGAGCCCGAGCCGATCGCCATCGTGGGCATGGCCTGTCGCTATCCCGGCGGCGTCGTCTCCCCCGAGGGCCTGTGGGACCTGGTGGCCCGCCAGGGCGACGCCACCACCGACGCACCCCGTGACCGCGACTGGGACATCGGGTTCGGCGCCCAGCTCACCGCCATCAGGGGCGGCTTCCTCCACGACGCCGGCGACTTCGACGCCGGCCTGTTCAGCCTCTCGCCCCGCGAAGCGACGGCCACCGACCCCCAACAGCGGCTGCTGCTCGAGGTGGCGTGGGAGTCGTTGGAGCGCGCCGGGGTGGCCCCCACCTCGCTAAGGGGCTCCGACACCGGCGTGTTCGTCGGCCTCATGGGCAGCGACTACATGGGCATCGCCTCGGGTCCCACCGAGTCGATGGCCGAGGTCGGCCTGACCGGGTTCGCCGGCAGCGTGGTCTCCGGGCGCGTCGCCTACGTGCTGGGCCTCGAGGGCCCGGCGATCACCCTCGACACCGCGTGCTCGTCGTCTCTGGTGGCGCTGCACCTCGCCGGCCACGCCCTCCGGGCCGGCGACTGCCGGCTGGCGCTCGCCGGTGGCGTCACCGTGATGTCTACGCCGCTCTTCTACGCCGGCTTCCCGGCGCTGGCGTCCGACGGTCGCTGCAAGTCGTTCTCCGCCCGCGCCGACGGCGTGGCCTGGTCGGAGGGCGTCGGGATGATGGTCCTGGAGCGTCTGTCCGACGCCCGGCGCAACGGCCATCGGGTGTGGGGCGTCGTCCGGGGCACGGCCGTCAACCAGGACGGCGCCTCCAACGGCCTCACCGCACCCAACGGGCTGGCGCAGCAGCGCGTCATCCGCCAGGCGCTGGCCAACGCCGGCGTGACGCCCGACGAGGTCGACGTGGTCGAGGCCCACGGCACCGGCACCGTGCTGGGCGACCCCATCGAGGCCCAGGCCATCCTCGCCACCTACGGCCAGGGCCGGGCCGACGAGGCCGCTCCCCTGTGGCTGGGGTCGGTGAAGTCGAACATCGGTCACACGTCGGCCGCGGCGGGTGTCGCCGGGCTCATCAAGATGATCATGGCGATGCGGCACCGCCAGCTGCCCGCCACGCTGCACGTCGACGCCCCGACGCCGCACGTCGACTGGACGTCGGGCCGGGTGGAGCTGCTCACCGAGCCCCAGCGGTGGGACGCGAACGGCCACCCCCGCCGGGCCGCGGTGTCGTCGTTCGGGATCAGCGGCACCAACGCCCACGTGATCGTGGAGGAGCCGCCGGACGACGCCTCGACGTGGCGCGACGACGCCTTCCTGGCCCCCTCGGCCGAGGCCGAGCCCCGGGTGGTGCCGTTGGTGGTGTCGGCGGGGTCGCGCGAGGCGCTGGCGGCGCAGGCCCGCCGCCTCGGGGTGCACCTGCAGGAGCGGGGCAGCCTGGGCCTGGCCGACGTGGGTTGGTCGCTGGCGACGAGCCGCGCCGCGCTGGCGCACCGCGGCGTGGTGGTGGCCGCCGATCGGGCGACCGCGCAGGCGGGGCTGGCGGCGCTGGCCTCGGGGTCGCCGGCGTCGGGCGTGGTGGCGGGCCGGGTGCGGGGCGGCGGACCGGGCCGGGTCGGGTTCGTGTTCTCGGGCCAGGGCTCGCAGCGGGCCGGCATGGGCCGGGAGCTGCACGACGCGTTCCCCGTGTTCGCCGAGTGCTTCGACGACGTGTGCGCCCGCCTCGACGTCCACCTCGGGGCGCCGTTCGGCCGGCCGTCGCTGCGGGCGGTGCTGTTCGCCGACGAGGGGACGGCGGACGCGGCGCTGGTCGACGAGACCGTGTTCACGCAGGCGGGGCTGTTCGCCGTCGAGGTGGCGCTGGCCCGCCTGCTGGCGGCGTCCGGGCTGCGGCCCGACGTGGTGTCGGGCCACTCCATCGGCGAGTTGGTGGCGGCCCACGTCGCCGGAGTGCTGCCGCTCGACGACGCCTGCCGCCTGGTGGCGGCCCGGGGGCGGCTGATGCAGGCGCTGCCGACCGGTGGCGCGATGGCGGCGCTGGAGGCGTCGGAGGACGAGGCGCTCGAGCTGCTCTCGGGCCTGGAGGACCGGGTGTCGCTGGCCGCCGCCAACAGCCCCACCTCGATGGTCGTCTCGGGCGACGCCCAGGCGGTGGGTGACCTGGCCCGGCGCTGGAAGGACGCGGGCCGGCGAGCGTCGCTGCTGCGGGTGAACGTGGGCTTCCACTCGCCGCTCGTGGAGCCGATGCTGGCCGAGCTCGCCGCGGTGGCGGCCACGGTCGAGCTCCGTCCGCCGCAGCTGCCGCTGGTGTCGAACATGACCGGCGAGCTGGCCGGCGACGAGGTGTGCACGCCCGGGTACTGGGTGCGCCACGCCCGGGGTGCGGTCCGCTTCGGCGACGGCATCACCACGATGGTGCGCGAGGGCGTGGCGACGCTGTTCGAGGTCGGGCCCGACGCACCGCTGGTGGCACTGGTCCACGAGAACCTCGACGGCTCCGAGGATCTGGCCTGCGTGCCCACGCTGCGCCGGGGCCGGGAGGAGCCGGGCGCCCTGCTGACGGCGCTGGGCCAGGCATGGGCCCGGGGCGTGGCGGTCGACTGGGCGCCGCTGCTGGCCGACCTCGACCCCAAGCTGGTCGACATCCCGACGTACGCCTTCCAGCGTGAGCGCTACTGGCCGGCGGCGGCCGCGCCCACCGACGCGGCCGGGCTGGGGCAGCTGGCGCTGGACCACCCGCTGCTGGGTGCCGGCGTCGAGGTGGCCGGCACCGGGAGCATGGTGTTCACCGGGCGCCTGTCGCTGGCGGCGCACCCCTGGCTCACCGACCACGCCGTCGGCGGTGCCGTGGTGATGCCGGGCACGGCGTTGGTGGAGCTGGCGCTGCACCCGGGCGCGCAGGTCGGCTGTGGTCGGCTGGAGGAGCTGGTGGTGGAGGCGCCGCTGGTCCTGCCGTGGGACCTCGAGGGCCAGAGCGGTGCGGTCGACGTGCAGGTCGAGCTGGCTGCCCCCGACGAGGCCGGCCACCGGTCCGTGGCGATCCACGCCCGCAGCGGCCCCGACGCCCCGTGGTCCCGCCATGCCTCCGGCTCGATGTCGCCGGGCGCGGGCGACCTGGCCCCGGCGGACTCGTGGCGGCTCCCGGAGGACGCCGTCGAGGTCGACGTGTCGGAGCTCTACGAGCTGTTCGCCGGCGTCGGCCTGTCGTACGGCCCGGCGTTCCGGGGCGTCCAGGCCGCCTGGCGCTGCGGCGACGAGGCGTTCGCCGAGGTGCTGCTGCCCGGCGAGGCCGCGGTCCCCGGGAAGGGCTTCGACGTCCACCCGGCCGCCCTCGACGCCGCGCTCCACCCGCTGCTGCTCCTGGCGAAGGGGAGGGGGGAGGGCGGCGACGAGACCGGGCCGCTCCTCCCCTTCGCCTTCACCGGCGTGAGCGCCGCGCCCGAGGCCCGCACCGCGACCGGCGCCCTGTGGCGGGTGCGCCTGGCGCCGACCGCGCCCGGTGCCGACAGCGTGTCGGTGCGGGTGAGCGACGAGGACGGTCGCCCGCTGGTGACGATCGACTCGCTGGTGCTGCGGCCCGCTCCCGCCGGGCTGGCCAACGCCGGCGGCGCCGGGACCTCGCTGTTCACCGTCGAGTGGGAGCCGCTCGGCAGCGTGGGCGTGCTGTCGTCGACCGACCTCTGGTCGGTGGTCGGCGACGACGACATGGGCCTGGCGGCCGCCGGCGTCACGTCCCGGGTGCACCCCGACTTCGCCACCCTCACCGCCGCGCTCGACGCCGGCGCACCCACGCCCGACGTGGTGGCGGTGGCCTGCCCGGTCGACGTGCGCGACGTCCGGGAGGGCGTCCGGTCGGGCCTGGGGACGGTGCTCGGCTGGGTGCAGGCGTGGCTGGCCGACGAGCGGTTCTCGGCGTCGAAGCTGCTGGTGGTCACCCGGGGGGCCGTCGCCGTGGCGGCCGACGGCGGGGCCGGCGTCGACGGCGAGGCGGGCCTGGTGCAGGCACCGGTGTGGGGCCTGGTCAGCTCGGCCGAGTCCGAGAACCCCGGCCGGTTCGTGTTGGCCGACGTCGAGGTCGACGCCACCTCCGACGTGCCCGGCTCCACCCTCGTGGGTGCGGCCAGCTGCGGCGAGCCGGCGGTGGCGATCCGCCAGGGCCGGCTGTGGCGGCGGCGCCTGACCCGCAACGACCTCGACACCAACCCGGTCGCCCCGTCGGACTCCTGGCGGCTCGTCCTGCCCAACCCGGGCGTGCTCGACGGCATCGTCCTGGAGCCCTACGACCTGCTGGCCACCCGGCCGCTGGCGGGCCACGAGGTCCGGATCGCCGTCCAGGCCGTGGGCGTCAACTTCCAGGACCTGATGGTGGCGCTCGACCTGGTCGAGATGCCGCCGGACCTCACCGTCCCGCTGGGCGGGGAGGGCGCCGGTGTCGTGCTGGAGATCGGCGCCGACGTGTCCGGCGTGGCCGTGGGCGACCGGGTGATGGGCCTGTTCCCCGGGGCGATGGCGTCGACCGTGATCACCGACTACCGCTTCGTCGTGCCGATGCTCGACGGCTGGACCTACGCCCAGGCCGCCGCCGTGCCGGTGGCCTTCATGACCGCCTGGTACGGGCTGGTGGAGGTCGCCGACCTGCAGCCGGGCGAGTCGGTGCTGGTGCACGCCGCGGCCGGCGGCGTCGGTTCGGCGGCCGTGCAGATCGCCCACCACCTGGGCGCCGAGGTGTACGCCACCGCCCACCCGTCGAAGTGGGAGGCGTTGCAGGCGCTCGGTGTGGCGCCGGAGCGGATCTCCACGTCCCGTGACGTCGGGTTCGCGTCCGGGTTCGGGACGCCGCTCGACCGCCGGCTCGACGTGGTCCTCAACTCGCTGCCGGGCGACTTCGTCGACGCCTCGCTGGAGCTGCTGGCCGACGGCGGGCGGTTCGTGGAGCTCAACAAGACCGGTCTGCGTGATCCGGGCACCGTGGCGGAGGCGCACCGGGGGGTCCGCTACCGGCAGTACGACGTGTGGCGGCTGCTGCTCGACGACAACCGCACCGAGGGCGCCGCGCTGCTGGCCACCGTCATGGGCCTGTTCGCACGGGGTGAGCTGCAGCACCCGCAGCTGCGCACCTGGCAGATGACCCGGGCTGCGGAGGCGCTGCGGTTCATGAGCCAGGGCCGTCACGTCGGCAAGATCGTGCTGACCCGCCCCGGCTTCGACTCCGAGGGGACCGTGCTGATCACCGGCGGCACGGGGACCCTGGGCGGCCTCGTCGCCCGGCGACTGGTGGAGGAGCACGGGGTGCGCAGCCTGGTGCTCACCAGCCGCCGTGGGATCGCGGCGCCCGGCGCTACCGAGCTCGTGGCCGGCTTGGCAGCGTCGGGCGCTGAGGTCACCGTCGCCGTCTGCGACACCACCGACCGGGCGGCGCTGACCCGGGTGATCTCGGCGATCCCGTCGGCCCGGCCGCTGCGGACCGTGGTGCACACCGCCGGTGTGGTGGACGACGGGCTGGTGTCGCTGCTGACCCCCGAGCGGGTCGACGCGGTGATGGAGCCCAAGGCACTGGGCGCCTGGATGCTGCACGAGGTGACCCGCGACCTGGGCGTCGACCTGTCGGCGTTCGTGCTCTTCTCGTCGGCGTCGGGGGTGAGCGGCGCAGCGGGCCAGGGCAACTACGCCGCCGCCAACGTCTTCCTCGACGCGCTGGCCGAGCACCGGCGGGGCATCGGCCTACCGGGCACGTCGCTGGCGTGGGGCCAGTGGGCCAGCACCAGCGGGGCCACGGACCAGCTCGCCGACGTCGACGTCGATCGCCTGCGCCGGGTGGGGTTCATCCCCATGGCCGCCGACGAGGCCCTCGACCTGTTCGACGCCGCCATCCGCCGGGACGACACGCTGATGATGCCGATCCACATCGACCTGCCGCGGCTGCGGGCGACGGCCCGGTCGTCCCCGCTCCCGTCGCTGTGGTACCGGCTGGCCGGCAGCCCGGTCTCGCAGGTCGTCGCGGGCGGGTTGACGCGGCGCACGGGCATCGACCGGGCCGAGCTGACCCGACGGCTGGCGGCCGGGGCGTCGGACGCCGACCGGGTGCGGGTGCTGGTCGACGTGGTGCAGGCCGAGGTGGCGGCGGTGCTCGGCTACGCCCGGTCGGAGGCCGTGGAGACCGACAGCGTCTTCAAGGACCTCGGGTTCGACTCGTTGACCGCCGTCGAGCTGCGCAACCGGCTGAACATGCTCACGGGCCTGCGGCTGCCGGCCACCCTGGCGTTCGACCACCCCACGGTCACCCTCCTGAGCCAGGAGGTCGACACCCGGATGAACGTGGTGGAGCCCGCCGAGCCGGCCCCGGCGCCGGCGGCTTAG
- a CDS encoding 4'-phosphopantetheinyl transferase superfamily protein, which produces MIEGLLPRLAVSAEERHDPPEAVLLPAEDAIVARAVPERRREFATGRLCARRALARLGLPPGAILAGPAGQPLWPDGIVGSITHCAGYRAAAVARSGDVGALGIDAEPHAPLPDGVLDTVASDDERAHLHRLAGREPDVRWDRLLFSAKESAYKAWYPTGGRILEFEEATVALDPDGTLSVRLVDGTTLAGRWLVADGLVLTVATATATANYS; this is translated from the coding sequence GTGATCGAGGGACTACTGCCCCGACTGGCCGTGTCGGCCGAGGAGCGCCACGACCCGCCCGAGGCCGTGCTGCTCCCCGCCGAGGACGCCATCGTGGCGCGGGCCGTCCCCGAGCGACGGCGCGAGTTCGCCACCGGCCGGCTGTGCGCCCGGCGGGCGCTGGCCCGACTCGGCCTCCCGCCCGGCGCCATCCTCGCCGGCCCCGCCGGTCAGCCCCTGTGGCCCGACGGCATCGTCGGCAGCATCACCCACTGCGCCGGCTACCGAGCCGCGGCGGTGGCCCGGTCCGGCGACGTCGGCGCCCTCGGCATCGACGCCGAGCCCCACGCCCCCCTCCCCGACGGCGTCCTCGACACCGTGGCGAGCGACGACGAGCGGGCCCACCTCCACCGCCTCGCCGGCCGTGAGCCCGACGTCCGTTGGGACCGGCTGCTGTTCAGCGCCAAGGAGTCGGCCTACAAGGCCTGGTACCCGACGGGCGGCCGGATCTTGGAGTTCGAGGAGGCGACGGTCGCGCTCGACCCCGACGGCACCCTGTCGGTCCGCCTCGTCGACGGCACGACCCTCGCCGGCCGCTGGCTCGTCGCCGACGGCCTCGTCCTCACCGTCGCCACGGCGACGGCGACGGCGAACTACAGCTAA
- a CDS encoding nitrate- and nitrite sensing domain-containing protein has translation MLGYLVIASAAVLRAQVNANRIRDQASIVKTAVGPTSLSTSLIDERTLTMLEGAGLQNDLKLRVGDLSQARRASDEELAALEDLVRGNDEARATYAAAVDGLGAGLTALRSEVDAGTVDGPTAFDRYGNYIRGLIDANADAVESVNDAEFWQGAKLSELATRQKDARAVLVNALIPVSLNEGSLANREQTVSIIRALGAYENRDGAIGELATGQYAQAGSLLVEALETADLAELARQTIETDTLAPDKLFEVASYKGGFVYDLPSGDYIHDFFRARVVEIVDANAAERMSAADERLRTNAIAGSIGLVITFVITFLVSRSIIRPLKALTGHIIDTATQRLPATVENILATPLGEDVDWPHLAPIPVTSGDEVGDVAGAFNTMQQSALDLAVEEAMLRRHITDSLVTLGQRNQSLLARQLTFITDLERNEQDPDTLADLFYLDHLAVRMRRNAELLLVLAGVDPPRKWVGPTPVGEIIRAALGEAAEYKRVRVQSIEPATVVGSATVELSHLLAELVENALVFSPPGDIVEINGRYDPSGEYYNLTVRDSGVGMTHEHLDQANHRLANGGAANLAPSKSMGHYIAGKLAARHGIIARLQPNSGEGVTASVGIPARLLANEAFDQSVTQLPPLPALPSQPPMASSPEEPVMPLPPALPLEPLPALAPLPPLLPEEMEPDEDDVVVLPAPPPVVVPTPAADPSEVSTAEMPVEPELAAGPAAEDHDDYDDEDAPIDLPRSPERKGRTKRKRPLAASKLPVPPPTQPLSLDKDSDTAS, from the coding sequence GTGCTGGGTTACCTCGTGATCGCCTCGGCCGCCGTGCTCCGGGCCCAGGTCAACGCGAATCGGATCCGTGACCAGGCCAGCATCGTCAAGACGGCGGTCGGGCCCACCAGCCTCAGCACGAGCCTCATCGACGAGCGCACGCTCACGATGCTCGAAGGCGCCGGACTCCAGAACGACCTGAAGCTCCGCGTCGGCGATCTGAGCCAAGCCCGGCGGGCGTCCGACGAGGAGCTCGCGGCGCTCGAGGATCTCGTCCGCGGCAACGACGAGGCGCGGGCCACCTACGCCGCGGCCGTCGACGGCCTGGGCGCGGGGCTGACGGCGCTGCGCAGCGAGGTCGACGCCGGCACCGTCGACGGTCCCACCGCGTTCGATCGTTATGGCAATTACATCAGAGGCCTCATCGACGCCAACGCGGATGCGGTCGAGAGCGTCAACGATGCCGAGTTCTGGCAGGGCGCCAAGCTGAGCGAGCTGGCCACTCGCCAGAAGGACGCTCGGGCCGTGCTGGTGAACGCGCTCATCCCCGTAAGTCTCAATGAAGGTTCCCTGGCCAACCGTGAACAGACGGTGTCGATAATCAGAGCGTTAGGTGCCTACGAGAACCGCGATGGCGCTATAGGTGAGCTCGCCACCGGTCAATACGCGCAGGCCGGGAGCCTCCTGGTCGAGGCGCTGGAGACCGCCGACCTGGCCGAGCTGGCCCGGCAGACCATCGAGACCGACACGCTCGCCCCCGACAAGCTGTTCGAGGTCGCCTCCTACAAGGGCGGGTTCGTCTACGACCTCCCCAGCGGCGACTACATCCACGACTTCTTCCGGGCGCGGGTCGTCGAGATCGTCGACGCCAACGCCGCCGAGCGCATGTCGGCCGCCGACGAACGGCTGCGCACCAACGCCATCGCGGGGTCGATCGGCCTGGTGATCACGTTCGTCATCACGTTCCTGGTCTCCCGCTCGATCATCCGCCCGCTGAAGGCGCTGACCGGCCACATCATCGACACCGCCACCCAGCGGCTGCCCGCCACCGTGGAGAACATCCTGGCCACGCCGCTCGGCGAGGACGTCGACTGGCCCCACCTGGCGCCCATCCCGGTCACCAGCGGCGACGAGGTCGGCGACGTCGCCGGCGCCTTCAACACCATGCAGCAGTCCGCCCTCGACCTGGCCGTCGAGGAGGCCATGCTGCGGCGCCACATCACCGACAGCCTGGTCACGCTGGGGCAGCGCAACCAGAGCCTGCTGGCCCGCCAGCTCACGTTCATCACCGACCTCGAGCGCAACGAGCAGGACCCCGACACGCTCGCCGACCTCTTCTACCTCGACCACCTGGCCGTGCGGATGCGGCGCAACGCCGAGCTGCTGCTCGTGCTCGCCGGCGTCGACCCGCCCCGCAAGTGGGTCGGGCCCACGCCCGTCGGCGAGATCATCCGGGCCGCCCTCGGCGAGGCCGCCGAGTACAAGCGGGTGCGGGTGCAGTCGATCGAGCCCGCCACCGTGGTGGGCTCGGCGACCGTCGAGCTGTCGCACCTGCTCGCCGAGCTGGTCGAGAACGCCCTGGTCTTCTCGCCGCCCGGCGACATCGTGGAGATCAACGGGCGCTACGACCCCTCGGGCGAGTACTACAACCTGACCGTGCGCGACTCCGGCGTCGGCATGACGCACGAGCACCTCGACCAGGCCAACCACCGGCTCGCCAACGGCGGGGCGGCCAACCTGGCGCCGTCGAAGTCGATGGGCCACTACATCGCCGGGAAGCTGGCGGCCCGGCACGGCATCATCGCCCGGCTGCAGCCGAACTCGGGCGAGGGCGTCACCGCCTCCGTGGGGATCCCCGCCCGCCTGCTCGCGAACGAGGCGTTCGACCAGAGCGTGACGCAGCTGCCACCGCTGCCGGCCCTCCCGTCGCAGCCGCCGATGGCGTCGTCGCCGGAGGAGCCGGTCATGCCGCTGCCGCCGGCGCTGCCGCTGGAGCCCCTGCCGGCCCTGGCCCCGCTGCCGCCGCTGCTGCCGGAGGAGATGGAGCCCGACGAGGACGACGTCGTGGTGTTGCCGGCGCCGCCGCCCGTGGTGGTGCCGACGCCGGCCGCCGATCCCTCCGAGGTGTCGACGGCGGAGATGCCGGTGGAGCCGGAGCTGGCCGCCGGCCCCGCCGCCGAGGACCACGACGACTACGACGACGAGGACGCGCCCATCGACCTGCCGCGGTCGCCGGAGCGGAAGGGCCGCACGAAGCGGAAGCGCCCGCTGGCCGCCAGCAAGCTGCCGGTCCCGCCGCCCACGCAGCCCCTGTCGCTGGACAAGGACTCCGACACCGCGAGCTAG